A region from the Methanooceanicella nereidis genome encodes:
- a CDS encoding molybdenum cofactor guanylyltransferase, whose amino-acid sequence MRSGIILAGGRSTRFGGEEKSIKVVKGKTMISRVMEALSCVVDEILVSVRDEPQQRLVEPFLEKGQRFVYDKIHGIGPMSGVNTALNEVKGEYVVIVACDMPFLNKSVIDLLFKEAEGHDAAVPVRENGFLEPLHAVYRRDSMIEAVRVSIEKGERRIASPINYLKDVVYVQEKKILEIDPDLRTFLNINRAEDMSVIMDEDQ is encoded by the coding sequence ATGAGATCAGGCATTATTCTCGCAGGAGGCAGATCTACCCGATTCGGCGGAGAGGAAAAATCCATCAAGGTCGTAAAGGGGAAAACCATGATCAGCAGGGTCATGGAAGCCCTATCCTGCGTGGTCGATGAAATCCTGGTATCGGTAAGGGATGAGCCGCAGCAAAGACTTGTGGAGCCTTTTTTAGAAAAAGGGCAAAGGTTCGTCTACGATAAGATCCATGGTATCGGCCCCATGTCTGGAGTCAACACGGCGCTTAACGAGGTAAAAGGGGAGTATGTCGTGATCGTCGCATGCGATATGCCTTTTCTTAATAAGTCCGTCATCGACCTTTTATTCAAGGAAGCTGAGGGCCATGACGCAGCCGTACCGGTAAGGGAAAATGGCTTTTTGGAGCCTCTGCATGCGGTATATCGAAGGGACTCGATGATAGAGGCGGTCCGCGTCTCGATAGAAAAGGGGGAAAGAAGGATAGCGTCGCCCATAAATTACCTTAAGGACGTCGTATATGTACAAGAAAAAAAGATATTAGAAATAGATCCCGATCTAAGGACTTTTTTAAATATTAACCGGGCGGAAGATATGTCCGTCATAATGGATGAGGACCAATAA
- a CDS encoding TIGR00297 family protein — protein MYPSLSSESKHTLGYEVKRQSAYISLGLLALLFPFMPEWLIVLGIFLGAIAIVYMPKDSFLFKALASERDREAGVLLGPLKFSFALLLLAILVVALDFPVFILAATIGTVAFGEGTAAIVNMLVSENKAIFWSVTLLILGTIFAFLFGSWVITNSDVGIQAGIDSLDFMFFLAVIGTVTGALLYTIVDEENIAVPLGAGMAMWLFSSFTYTTIPSPAAIVVAVTFPLVIGIISFKLNAADLSGALSGVLIGVLIIVFGGITWFLLFLVFFFLGALFTKYKYAYKKSLGAAESNQGSRGYKNAFGNCLAPLIFVVAYGVLGNTEMPYIGYIDKTIFLAAYLGAMATATGDTLASEIGSTYQGSPRMITTFKKVKTGTDGAVSLLGETAALFGSSAIAVIALPLGMITTLDPVLVLVTVLGGFLGTNADSLLGATLQKKKMLSNAGVNLLATFVGGIISVLIYLLLVH, from the coding sequence ATGTATCCGAGTCTGAGCTCAGAGAGCAAGCACACATTAGGCTATGAGGTAAAGCGCCAATCAGCCTATATATCGCTCGGGCTTCTGGCTCTCTTATTCCCGTTCATGCCTGAATGGCTTATCGTGCTGGGCATATTCCTGGGGGCTATTGCCATAGTCTATATGCCTAAGGACTCGTTTCTATTTAAAGCGCTTGCATCCGAAAGAGACAGAGAGGCCGGAGTGCTTCTGGGCCCTTTAAAGTTCAGCTTCGCGCTGCTGCTTCTGGCAATCCTTGTCGTGGCGCTTGATTTTCCTGTATTCATACTGGCCGCTACGATAGGCACGGTCGCTTTCGGGGAAGGCACGGCCGCTATCGTGAACATGCTGGTATCCGAGAACAAGGCAATTTTCTGGAGCGTCACGCTCCTGATACTCGGTACGATCTTCGCTTTCCTGTTCGGAAGCTGGGTCATAACCAACAGCGACGTCGGCATACAGGCCGGCATAGACTCGCTCGATTTCATGTTCTTCCTTGCCGTGATAGGCACAGTCACCGGGGCATTACTTTATACGATAGTGGATGAGGAGAATATCGCCGTCCCTCTGGGGGCAGGCATGGCAATGTGGCTATTCTCGTCGTTCACGTACACGACCATACCCAGCCCGGCGGCGATAGTCGTCGCCGTAACGTTCCCGCTGGTCATTGGCATAATATCCTTCAAGCTCAACGCCGCGGACCTTTCGGGTGCCTTGAGCGGAGTGCTTATAGGGGTGCTCATCATCGTTTTCGGAGGGATAACCTGGTTTTTACTTTTCCTGGTTTTCTTCTTCCTTGGCGCGTTGTTTACCAAGTACAAATATGCCTATAAGAAATCTCTCGGCGCAGCAGAGTCAAACCAGGGCTCCAGAGGCTATAAGAACGCTTTCGGGAACTGTCTTGCGCCGTTGATCTTCGTTGTCGCATATGGCGTACTCGGTAATACTGAGATGCCCTATATTGGATATATTGATAAGACCATATTTTTAGCCGCATACCTGGGCGCGATGGCTACGGCGACCGGTGATACGCTCGCAAGCGAGATCGGGAGCACATATCAGGGCTCTCCGCGCATGATAACGACATTTAAAAAAGTGAAAACGGGTACCGACGGCGCGGTTTCCTTACTGGGCGAGACGGCGGCGCTTTTCGGGTCGTCTGCGATAGCTGTCATCGCGCTGCCTCTGGGGATGATAACCACCTTAGATCCTGTCCTTGTACTGGTCACCGTACTTGGGGGATTCCTCGGGACAAACGCCGACAGCCTTCTCGGGGCGACGCTCCAGAAGAAAAAGATGCTCTCGAACGCGGGCGTCAACCTGCTCGCCACGTTCGTAGGAGGCATAATATCAGTGCTGATATATCTCCTCCTCGTTCATTGA